The following coding sequences lie in one Fusarium poae strain DAOMC 252244 chromosome 1, whole genome shotgun sequence genomic window:
- a CDS encoding hypothetical protein (BUSCO:56860at5125): protein MAAPSAVVEITSKAQFDELVKKTPYVALQASASWCGPCKAISPIFKKQADQHTSEKFAFAKFDTDDVPDLAFEMGIRSIPAFFFFENGDKDSDLLGAVPPKLTAAISTYADKAKGGAEEKPAEENTLKTDENF, encoded by the coding sequence ATGGCCGCCCCTTCTGCCGTTGTGGAGATCACCTCCAAGGCTCAGTTCGACGAGCTCGTCAAGAAGACCCCCTACGTCGCCCTCCAGGCCTCCGCCTCGTGGTGCGGTCCCTGCAAGGCCATCTCCCCCATCTTCAAGAAGCAGGCCGACCAGCACACCTCGGAAAAGTTCGCTTTCGCCAAGTTCGACACCGACGATGTCCCCGACCTCGCCTTTGAGATGGGCATCCGATCCATCcccgccttcttcttcttcgagaACGGCGACAAGGACAGCGATCTGCTGGGTGCTGTCCCTCCCAAGCTGACCGCTGCCATCTCTACCTACGCCGATAAGGCCAAGGGCGGTGCTGAGGAGAAGCCTGCCGAGGAGAACACCCTCAAGACCGACGAGAACTTCTAA